The Euphorbia lathyris chromosome 3, ddEupLath1.1, whole genome shotgun sequence genome contains a region encoding:
- the LOC136224446 gene encoding probable aspartyl protease At4g16563: protein MASVSVSLSLLYCILLLLLLSITFSLASSITIPLSHNDNSNTIQNPFQNLNQLVLSSLARAHHLKYPHHHPHPTAKTQIFSHSYGVYSISLSFGTPPQTMSFVFDTGSDIVWFPCTHHYDCKNCTFESSAGKISPFIPKRSSSTKTIACKNPKCSWIHDEQVHCPQCNNKRNCSQICPPYFILYGSGFTGGTALSETLHLNALTVPNFLVGCSVFSTIGQPAGIAGFGRGPASLPNQLGLTKFSYCLISRKFDDTPKSSLLVLDSYYNTDKKTPGLVYTPFLDNPKVKDNPTFSVYYYIGLRRISVGSRSVKIPYKYSSPGKDGNGGTIIDSGRTFTFMAGDAFEKLSSELISQVKNYKRAVQIEQLTGLKPCFNASGAKILQLPKLTLHFKGGAKLELPTENSFAFGEGVACLMVVTDGVEGLEERSGPGIVLGSFQMQNFHVEFDLRNQRLGFNKEQCK, encoded by the coding sequence ATGGCTTCTGTTTCTGTTTCTTTGTCTTTGCTCTActgtattcttcttcttcttcttctgtcaATTACATTTTCTTTAGCTTCTTCAATCACCATTCCACTTTCACATAATGATAATTCAAACACAATCCAAAACCCATTTCAAAACCTCAATCAATTAGTCTTATCTTCCTTAGCCAGAGCTCACCATCTCAAATACCCTCATCATCATCCTCATCCTACTGCTAAAACTCAAATCTTTTCTCACAGCTATGGAGTTTACTCTATCTCTCTTAGCTTTGGAACTCCACCTCAAACGATGTCGTTTGTCTTTGATACTGGTAGTGACATTGTTTGGTTTCCTTGTACCCATCATTACGACTGCAAAAACTGCACTTTTGAATCCTCCGCCGGAAAAATCTCACCTTTTATCCCTAAACGTTCCTCATCTACAAAGACAATTGCCTGCAAAAACCCTAAATGTTCTTGGATTCATGATGAACAAGTACACTGTCCACAATGTAATAACAAAAGAAACTGTTCCCAGATTTGTCCGCCGTATTTTATTCTCTATGGTTCAGGTTTCACCGGCGGCACTGCACTCTCCGAGACTCTTCATCTTAATGCCCTAACTGTCCCCAATTTTCTCGTCGGATGCTCTGTTTTCTCTACCATCGGTCAACCTGCCGGAATAGCCGGTTTTGGCCGTGGTCCTGCATCTCTACCGAACCAACTTGGTCTTACTAAGTTCTCTTACTGTTTAATTTCTCGTAAATTCGATGATACACCGAAAAGTAGCCTTCTTGTTCTTGATTCCTATTATAACACAGATAAGAAAACTCCGGGATTAGTGTATACTCCCTTCCTTGATAATCCCAAGGTCAAGGACAATCCTACATTTTCAGTTTATTACTACATTGGTCTCCGGCGAATAAGCGTTGGAAGCCGGAGTGTGAAGATTCCTTACAAGTATTCGTCGCCGGGGAAAGACGGCAACGGCGGTACTATCATCGATTCAGGAAGAACCTTCACTTTCATGGCTGGAGATGCATTTGAGAAATTAAGCAGTGAGTTAATTTCACAGGTGAAGAACTATAAGAGAGCTGTCCAAATTGAACAGCTGACTGGGCTTAAACCCTGTTTCAATGCTTCAGGTGCTAAAATTCTACAGTTACCGAAACTGACACTTCATTTCAAGGGCGGCGCAAAGTTGGAATTGCCAACTGAGAATTCTTTTGCGTTTGGAGAAGGAGTTGCTTGCTTGATGGTGGTGACTGACGGCGTGGAAGGGCTGGAAGAGAGAAGTGGGCCAGGGATTGTATTGGGAAGTTTTCAGATGCAGAATTTTCATGTGGAGTTTGACCTGAGGAATCAGAGGTTGGGGTTTAATAAGGAGCAATGCAAGTGA
- the LOC136222802 gene encoding uncharacterized protein, which produces MFHSICKALLHSRNRYSLIAHNPSMVVPLILRYFSSDADNRHSFTLSYLTKTCGLSPKSALSASKTVQFESSEQPDSVLSSFQKFGFSKIQISEMIRKYPKMLCCDPEKTISPKLEFFLSRGASTPELVKIFTANPWILTRSLENQMVPNFNILIGLFQSEDKAIEVMKRNPRVLCTSPEALVPNINTLRENGVPESNIFWLICNHWHCIEAIRVKFEKIVEEVKGMGFSPLKLQFVEAIMILTGVSKSKKDGRVEVYKRWGWSDKDIANAFKKFPMCMAYSEDKIMAAMDFYVNKLGLESSVIVNCPLLLGYSLKKRLIPRGAVIQFLSSKGLVKLDSSITTLFICPEMLFLEKYVKCHEEAPHLINLYYHKLNLSDTRKFGKDEE; this is translated from the coding sequence ATGTTTCATTCTATCTGCAAAGCGCTTCTCCATTCTAGAAATCGGTACTCTCTCATAGCTCATAACCCATCAATGGTGGTTCCATTAATACTCAGATACTTTTCCAGTGATGCTGATAATAGACACTCTTTTACTCTTTCTTACCTCACTAAAACATGTGGCCTATCTCCCAAATCTGCTCTTTCAGCTTCTAAAACTGTCCAATTTGAATCCTCGGAGCAGCCTGATTCGGTCCTATCCTCCTTCCAAAAGTTTGGATTCTCCAAAATCCAAATCTCTGAAATGATTAGAAAGTACCCAAAAATGCTATGTTGCGATCCAGAGAAGACCATTTCCCCCAAACTTGAGTTCTTCCTCTCTAGAGGAGCTTCAACCCCTGAACTTGTAAAAATCTTCACTGCCAACCCCTGGATCTTGACAAGGAGCTTAGAAAATCAAatggttcctaattttaatattttaattgggTTGTTCCAATCCGAAGACAAAGCCATTGAAGTCATGAAACGAAATCCTAGGGTTTTATGTACTAGTCCTGAAGCATTGGTACCTAATATCAACACCTTAAGAGAAAATGGAGTGCCTGAATCAAATATATTTTGGCTAATTTGTAATCATTGGCACTGCATTGAAGCAATTCGAGTCAAATTCGAAAAGATAGTGGAAGAAGTGAAGGGAATGGGATTCAGTCCTTTGAAGTTGCAGTTTGTTGAAGCAATTATGATACTGACAGGAGTGAGcaaatcaaagaaggatggACGGGTTGAGGTTTATAAGAGGTGGGGTTGGTCTGATAAAGACATTGCTAATGCCTTCAAAAAGTTTCCAATGTGTATGGCATACTCAGAGGATAAGATAATGGCTGCAATGGATTTTTATGTCAACAAACTAGGTTTAGAGTCTTCTGTCATTGTGAATTGCCCTTTGCTACTCGGATATAGCTTGAAGAAGAGACTCATTCCAAGAGGTGCAGTTATTCAATTTTTGTCATCCAAGGGTCTGGTTAAATTGGATTCAAGCATAACTACTCTGTTCATATGTCCGGAGATGCTGTTCTTGGAAAAATACGTGAAATGTCATGAGGAAGCTCCCCATTTGATTAATTTGTATTACCACAAGTTAAATCTTTCTGATACAAGGAAATTCGGAAAAGATGAAGAATGA